A stretch of DNA from Paracoccus methylovorus:
CCGTACCCGGCATGGCCGAAGCAGCGGCCGGTTTTGTCCCTGACAGCCGCCCTCGGGTGGTCTTTGTCGCCGATCAACCCGCCACCGCACTGGGCTGGCGGCATGCCTTGCGGGGCCGGGTGGATTTCACGATGTTGGTCCGTGAGCCCGAACAAGCCTTGGTCGAGGCCGCCTCGAACCGGGTGGCCGATCTTTATCTGATTGCCGCCGATATCCAGCAACGGGGCGACGGTCTGCGTCTGCTGTCCGAATTGCGCGCCCGTCCCCATTCGCGCGAGGCGGCTATCGTCATCGCCCTGCGCCCCGAGCGGCTGGACATGATGCCGGTGGCGCTTGATCTTGGCGCGGGGGACGTGCTGCCATGGGATCTGGCCGGGCCCGAGGCCGCGACCGAAGCCGCGATGCGCCTGCAAGCCCAACTGGTCCGCAAGCAGGAGGCCGACCGTCTGCGCCAGGAAACCCAGCGCAACATGCGTTGGGCAATGATCGACCCGCTGACCGGCTTGCACAATCGCCGCTTTGCCCTGCCGCGACTTGCCGGACTCGCCGCCAATGCGCAGGAACACCCAAGCGATCTGGCCGTCATGCTGTTGGATCTAGACCGTTTCAAGCTGGTGAACGACCTCCACGGCCATCCCGCCGGCGACGCCGTTCTGACCGAGATTGCCGCCCGCCTCGCCGCCACCCTGCCCGAGGACGCCCTGCTTGCCCGCATCGGAGGCGAGGAGTTTCTGGCTGTATTGCCCGATTGTCCGGCCACCACCGCCCGCCGCGTGGCCGAGGATCTGCGGCGGGCGGTGATGTCTGAACCGATCCCCTTGCCACTTGGGTGCACGGCTGCCGCGCTGGACGTCACCATTTCGGTCGGGATCGCAATGGGCCATGGCGGGCCGCACCTTTCGCCACTGGACCCCAAGGCACTGCTGGCCAGCGCCGATCGGGCGCTTCTGTGGGCCAAATCTTCGGGCCGCAACCGGATCGTCATGGCCCCGCAGGAAATTGCGGCATAAATTGCCGCTGCGTCTCTTTGTCGCGGCAGTCCCGGACTTAAGCCCGGCTTTCATTTGTGGACCACCTGTCCTAAATATAAGCGGCACAGGAAAGGAACGCGTCAATGTCTCATGCCCATTCCGAAAGGGCCTCGTCCGAGCGTGCGATCAAGCCCGCCATGCTGCGCGGTGCCTTGGGCCGCTGCCCCTCTTGCGGGCAAGGACGGCTGTTTCGGGGTTATCTGTCGGTCCGGCCTACGTGTCCGCATTGCGGAGAAGAGTTGCATCATCAGCGGGCCGATGACGGTCCGGCCTACCTGACCATCCTGGTGGTCTCGCATCTGGGTGCGCCGCTGCTGCTGGCGATCTTCATGATGTATCGCCCTTCGGCCATGGCCATGCTGATCGGCTTCAGCATCGGTGCGATCGTGCTGTCGCTGTTGCTGCTGCCCGTCATCAAGGGTGGGCTGATCGGCTTTCAATGGGCGCGCCGGATGCATGGGTTCGGCGTCGAGCCGAGCGCACACGAGCCTGCCGCAATCGAGGCCGCCGCATCGTGAATATCGCAGCCGGAAGCACCCCCGAGAACCCCAACTCTGCCGATCAACCGATCCGCGATGCGGCCACCGTCATCGTTCTGGACCGCAATGCCCAAGGCGGGCCATCGGTACTGATGGGGCAAAGGGGCGCTTCAGCAGCGTTCATGCCCTCGAAATATGTCTTTCCCGGTGGCGCAGTGGATGCCGCCGATGCGCAGGCACGGCTGGACGGGGACCTGCCGCCGCGCACCTCGTCCCTGCTGGCAGCCGAGCCGCGCGAGGGGTCACAGGTAACGCCACAGGCGCTGGCTGCCGCAGGGCTGCGTGAACTGGCCGAGGAAACCGGTCTGCTGACCGGCCGGCCCGGCTCCGCCCCCGAGGGATGGGACCATTACGCCGGCGCCGGGCTGGCGCCGGATCCTTCGGCGCTGATCTATTTGTTCCGTGCCATCACTCCGCCCGGCCGCACACGCCGGTTCGACGCCCGTTTTCTGCTGTTGGACGCCGAACGCCTGCATGGCGACCGTAACGATTTCAGCGCCGCCTGCGACGAGCTTTCGCACCTGCATTGGGTGCCCCTGCCCCAAGCCCGGGCGCTGGACCTGCCCTTCATCACCGAGGTGGTGCTGGCCGAGGTCGCGGCCTTGCTGGCCATGGTCGGCAACAGGCCGCTTGCCCTGCAACCCACGGTGCCCTTCTTCGACAACCGACGGATGTCACCGCGCTTTCTGCGTATCGGCTAAAACATTCCCAACAAAAGCGGACTCCGGCTTTGCCGGTAATGTGTAGCGACAGCACCTCTGAAATTCGACGAATTGCCAAAAGGCATTAGCTCAGATCAGCGGCCCTTGAATTGGGGCGCGCGCTTTTCCAGAAAGGCCGCCACGCCCTCGCGGAAATCCGCTGTCCGGGCCATGTCGCCTTGCAGCTTGGCCTCCAGCCGCAGTTGCCCGACCATGTCATTGCTGCCCGAGGCACGCAGCGCCTGCCGGATCGCCAGAAAGGCCGCGGTCGGGCCTTGGGCCAACGTCTGCGCACGCGTGGCGATCACCGTTTCGAACTCGGCGTCCGGCACTGCCTCCCAGATCAGCCCCCATTCCGCGGCTTTGGCCGCCGGGATCCGGTCGGCGAACAGCATCATTCCTATGGAGCGCGGCACACCGACCGAACGTGGCACGATAAAGGTGCCGCCAGCATCCGGGATCAACCCGATCCGGCTGAAAGCCTGAACGAAACTGGCGCTTTCGGTGGCGATGACGACATCGGCGGCCAGCGCCAGATTGGCCCCTGCCCCCGCAGCAATGCCGTTCACGGCGGCAATCACCGGCACCGGCGCATCGCTGATGGCGGCCAGCATAGGCTCATATTCCTCGCGCAGGATGGTTTCGACATCCAGTCCACCAGTGGCATCTGTCAGGTCCTGGCCCGAGCAAAAGCCTCGTCCGTTCCCGGTCATCACCACGCAGCGCGTGTCCTGCGGCAGGTTGACCAGCGCCGCGACGATCTCGGCCCGCATGGTGCGATTAAGCGCGTTCACCACGTCAGGCCGATTCAGCGCCAGCCTTGCGATACCGTCCTGATGGGTGAATTCGATCGTCTGAAAGCTCATCCCTGCCCCTTCCCTGCTTTCGGCCATCTTGCCGAGGCACTGCGGAACAGGAAAGCCCCGACCCAGCGTCAATCGCGCAGGATCTTTTCCAGCCGGGCCTTTTCCTCATCGCTAAGCTTCGCAGGCCCTTCCTCGGCCAGACCGCGCGAGCGGATAAAGCGCCAGCCCAGAAACAACGCGAACAGCGCCATGATCGGCCCGGCCAGATAAAGCAGCCAGTTCACCCCGCGCGCCGGTGGCTCGAACAGCACATATTCACCGAAACGGTCGGCTATGGCCGCCACTGCCTCAGCATCGCTGTCGCCCGCCACCAGACGCTCGCGCAGGTAAAGCCGCAGATCACGGCTGATCGCGGCATTCGATTCATCGATGGTTTCGCCCTGACAGATCGGGCAGCGCAGGGTCTTGGAGATCTCGCGTGCGCGGGCCTCCATCACCGGGTCCGCCAGCACCTCATCAGGCTGGACCGCGAAAGCGGGAAGCGCGAACAGCAGCGACAGGCAAAAGATCAGTGCGCGCATGGGTTACTCCGCCGGTTGGGGTGCGACACGAGCTTGACGCGCCCCAGCAGCGACGCGATAGCGCCGGTCCGACAGGCTGATGCACCCGCCAAGCGCCATCAGCCCACAGCCCAACCAGATCCAGAGGGCGAAAGGCTTGATA
This window harbors:
- a CDS encoding diguanylate cyclase domain-containing protein, which translates into the protein MAGRILVVDGLPTNRITMKVRLASACYEVATATSGAEALRMAQLIHPQIVLIGASLPDMDGPALCTALRALPCATDVPVLVQASGSNRIAALRAGATALIDAASDELTLLARIRGLMRREIGALDHPVPGMAEAAAGFVPDSRPRVVFVADQPATALGWRHALRGRVDFTMLVREPEQALVEAASNRVADLYLIAADIQQRGDGLRLLSELRARPHSREAAIVIALRPERLDMMPVALDLGAGDVLPWDLAGPEAATEAAMRLQAQLVRKQEADRLRQETQRNMRWAMIDPLTGLHNRRFALPRLAGLAANAQEHPSDLAVMLLDLDRFKLVNDLHGHPAGDAVLTEIAARLAATLPEDALLARIGGEEFLAVLPDCPATTARRVAEDLRRAVMSEPIPLPLGCTAAALDVTISVGIAMGHGGPHLSPLDPKALLASADRALLWAKSSGRNRIVMAPQEIAA
- a CDS encoding DUF983 domain-containing protein, giving the protein MSHAHSERASSERAIKPAMLRGALGRCPSCGQGRLFRGYLSVRPTCPHCGEELHHQRADDGPAYLTILVVSHLGAPLLLAIFMMYRPSAMAMLIGFSIGAIVLSLLLLPVIKGGLIGFQWARRMHGFGVEPSAHEPAAIEAAAS
- a CDS encoding NUDIX hydrolase, yielding MNIAAGSTPENPNSADQPIRDAATVIVLDRNAQGGPSVLMGQRGASAAFMPSKYVFPGGAVDAADAQARLDGDLPPRTSSLLAAEPREGSQVTPQALAAAGLRELAEETGLLTGRPGSAPEGWDHYAGAGLAPDPSALIYLFRAITPPGRTRRFDARFLLLDAERLHGDRNDFSAACDELSHLHWVPLPQARALDLPFITEVVLAEVAALLAMVGNRPLALQPTVPFFDNRRMSPRFLRIG
- a CDS encoding enoyl-CoA hydratase-related protein, translating into MSFQTIEFTHQDGIARLALNRPDVVNALNRTMRAEIVAALVNLPQDTRCVVMTGNGRGFCSGQDLTDATGGLDVETILREEYEPMLAAISDAPVPVIAAVNGIAAGAGANLALAADVVIATESASFVQAFSRIGLIPDAGGTFIVPRSVGVPRSIGMMLFADRIPAAKAAEWGLIWEAVPDAEFETVIATRAQTLAQGPTAAFLAIRQALRASGSNDMVGQLRLEAKLQGDMARTADFREGVAAFLEKRAPQFKGR
- a CDS encoding cytochrome c-type biogenesis protein; translation: MRALIFCLSLLFALPAFAVQPDEVLADPVMEARAREISKTLRCPICQGETIDESNAAISRDLRLYLRERLVAGDSDAEAVAAIADRFGEYVLFEPPARGVNWLLYLAGPIMALFALFLGWRFIRSRGLAEEGPAKLSDEEKARLEKILRD